The Lichenihabitans psoromatis genome contains a region encoding:
- a CDS encoding SDR family NAD(P)-dependent oxidoreductase yields the protein MTILVTGAAGFIGFHVATALLARGETVVGLDSVNDYYDVSLKRARLALLLPHAQFRFVEGDISDKAVLDALIAAHPDLDRIVHLAAQAGVRYSLEEPRAYIKANIVGHLEILELARNMPGLKHLVYASSSSVYGGSRTLPFGLDDRCDEPQSLYAATKRADELMSFTYSHLYSIPATGLRFFTVYGPWGRPDMAPMLFARAVLEGKPIRLFNNGDMERDFTYIDDVVAGVIAALDRPPEGTPPHRVFNLGNHRTEQLRHFVDVIERSCGRKADIVLAPMQPGDVQRTYADIATSRRDLGFEPKTSIEQGIPIFVAWFRRFYGL from the coding sequence ATGACCATCTTGGTGACAGGCGCGGCTGGCTTCATCGGTTTTCACGTGGCGACGGCCTTGCTGGCGCGCGGCGAGACTGTCGTCGGCCTCGATAGCGTCAATGATTATTACGACGTGTCGTTGAAGCGTGCGCGGCTCGCTCTGTTGTTGCCGCACGCGCAGTTCCGGTTCGTGGAGGGCGATATCAGCGACAAGGCGGTTCTCGACGCCCTGATCGCGGCGCATCCCGACCTCGACCGCATCGTTCATCTGGCGGCGCAGGCCGGCGTGCGCTACTCGCTGGAAGAGCCGCGGGCCTATATCAAGGCCAACATTGTCGGGCATCTCGAGATCCTCGAACTCGCCCGCAACATGCCGGGACTGAAACACCTCGTTTACGCCAGTTCATCCTCGGTTTATGGCGGCAGCCGGACGCTGCCGTTCGGGCTCGACGATCGATGTGACGAGCCGCAATCGCTCTATGCTGCGACGAAACGAGCCGATGAACTGATGAGCTTCACCTACAGCCATCTCTACAGCATCCCCGCCACGGGCCTCCGGTTCTTCACGGTTTATGGACCGTGGGGCCGCCCCGATATGGCCCCGATGCTCTTCGCCCGCGCTGTGCTCGAAGGCAAGCCGATCCGCCTGTTCAACAACGGCGACATGGAGCGCGATTTCACCTATATCGACGATGTCGTCGCAGGCGTGATCGCGGCGCTGGACCGTCCACCGGAGGGAACGCCGCCTCATCGCGTTTTCAATCTCGGCAACCACCGCACCGAGCAGTTACGCCATTTCGTCGACGTCATCGAACGCTCGTGCGGACGCAAGGCCGACATCGTGTTGGCCCCGATGCAACCGGGCGATGTCCAAAGGACCTATGCGGATATCGCGACGTCGCGCCGCGACCTCGGTTTCGAACCGAAGACATCGATCGAGCAGGGAATACCAATCTTCGTCGCGTGGTTTCGACGCTTTTACGGTTTGTGA
- a CDS encoding ParB-like protein, translating into MALHNPELNEVALIDLRPTQMTAGFAEVAQKRRAWKDGEDKKANFLPSHCFPAVRGPKDRIYITDHHHLGMALIEAGETKAFVTISNDFSKLARSEFWTIMDHLKLAHPYDQHGHRCSFDDMPKKLTALVDDPFRSLASTVKDAGGYAKATEPFAEFLWADFFRRRISAEALHDNKKKVQAEALAMAHTTAASHLPGWTGESST; encoded by the coding sequence ATGGCGCTCCACAACCCAGAACTGAACGAGGTCGCTCTGATCGACCTTCGCCCCACTCAAATGACGGCAGGTTTTGCCGAGGTGGCGCAAAAACGGCGCGCGTGGAAGGATGGCGAGGACAAGAAGGCGAATTTTCTGCCGAGCCATTGCTTTCCAGCCGTCAGAGGGCCGAAAGATCGGATCTACATCACCGATCACCACCATCTTGGGATGGCGCTGATCGAGGCGGGTGAGACGAAGGCGTTCGTTACAATCTCGAACGACTTCTCGAAGCTTGCCCGCTCCGAGTTTTGGACCATCATGGATCACCTGAAGCTGGCGCACCCCTACGATCAGCATGGCCATCGATGCTCGTTCGATGACATGCCGAAGAAGCTGACAGCCCTGGTCGACGATCCGTTTCGCAGTCTTGCGTCCACGGTCAAAGATGCTGGTGGCTATGCCAAGGCAACCGAGCCCTTCGCCGAATTTCTCTGGGCCGATTTCTTTCGTCGGCGCATCTCGGCCGAGGCGCTCCACGACAACAAGAAAAAGGTACAGGCCGAGGCCCTCGCAATGGCGCATACGACGGCCGCGTCGCATCTTCCAGGCTGGACCGGCGAATCCTCGACCTAG
- the proB gene encoding glutamate 5-kinase gives MMPLLQNFRRVVVKVGSSLLVDRRASEPKRAWLDALADDIAALHGRGVDVLVVSSGAIALGRTVLGYPSGALKLEDSQAAAAVGQIALSRVWAEVLGARGITAGQILVTLGDTEERRRYLNARETIGRLLERRAVPIINENDTVATSEIRYGDNDRLAARVATMASADLLVLLSDIDGLYTAPPADDPSATLIPLVPRIDAAIEAMAGGPASDLSRGGMRTKIEAGKIATAGGTHMVIADGRIAHPVRRIEQGGPCTWFLTTETPVSARKVWISGSLEPRGLLTVDAGAARALKGGASLLPAGVTHVEGSFARGDCVRIQDAAGVELGRGLVAYDASHAVRLAGRRSQDIVTVLGVTGRAEMIHRDDMILRGE, from the coding sequence ATGATGCCTCTCCTGCAGAATTTCCGCCGTGTCGTCGTCAAAGTCGGCTCGTCCTTGCTGGTTGATCGCCGCGCGAGCGAGCCGAAGCGAGCGTGGCTGGACGCTTTGGCGGACGACATAGCGGCCCTGCATGGGCGTGGCGTCGATGTTCTCGTGGTCTCGTCAGGCGCCATTGCGCTTGGCCGGACGGTGCTGGGCTATCCGTCCGGCGCGTTGAAGCTGGAAGACAGCCAGGCCGCCGCCGCAGTCGGCCAGATCGCGCTCAGCCGCGTCTGGGCGGAGGTTCTCGGCGCGCGTGGCATCACGGCAGGACAGATTCTGGTGACCTTGGGGGATACCGAGGAGCGTCGCCGCTACCTCAATGCGCGGGAAACCATCGGGCGGCTACTCGAGCGGCGCGCCGTGCCGATCATCAACGAGAACGATACGGTCGCGACGAGCGAAATCCGCTACGGCGACAACGACCGCCTGGCCGCACGCGTCGCCACCATGGCCAGCGCGGACCTGCTGGTACTGCTGTCCGACATCGATGGCCTCTATACGGCGCCGCCCGCCGACGATCCGTCCGCGACGCTGATCCCGCTGGTGCCGCGGATCGATGCGGCCATCGAGGCAATGGCCGGCGGCCCGGCCTCCGATTTGTCACGCGGCGGCATGCGGACCAAGATCGAAGCCGGCAAGATCGCCACGGCGGGCGGCACCCATATGGTGATCGCTGATGGACGGATCGCGCATCCGGTCCGCCGGATCGAGCAAGGCGGGCCGTGCACGTGGTTTTTAACAACTGAAACTCCCGTCTCGGCCCGCAAGGTCTGGATTTCTGGGTCGCTCGAGCCGCGCGGTCTCCTCACGGTGGATGCAGGTGCGGCGCGGGCGCTCAAGGGGGGTGCGAGCCTGCTGCCCGCTGGCGTCACCCATGTCGAGGGCTCGTTTGCACGCGGAGACTGCGTGCGGATTCAGGATGCCGCCGGTGTGGAACTCGGGCGTGGGTTGGTGGCCTATGATGCGAGCCATGCGGTCCGTCTCGCCGGCCGCCGCTCGCAGGATATTGTCACGGTGCTGGGTGTCACCGGCCGCGCCGAGATGATTCACCGGGACGACATGATCCTCCGCGGCGAATGA
- the recF gene encoding DNA replication/repair protein RecF (All proteins in this family for which functions are known are DNA-binding proteins that assist the filamentation of RecA onto DNA for the initiation of recombination or recombinational repair.), which produces MRAATRFPTIRRLILADFRSYAALDIRVTGQMVLLTGDNGAGKTNLLEALSMLTPGRGLRRADAADLARAGGSGNWAVSIELDDSDHHGASVRQIGTGIETSEGSTARRCRIDRAVVPSAKSFADHLRVVWLTPAMDGLFAGPATERRRFLDRIVLTVDADHATRVNALDRALRNRNRILEDGRAGSLNRAWAEAAEHEVAGLGVAVAAARAETVARLVALIAETRDDASPFPWADVMLRGDVETLLERHPAVEVEDLYRDMLRSSRPRDMAAGRTSIGPHVSDLLVRHGPKAVEAARASTGEQKALVVGLVLAQARLVASLSGIAPMILLDEIAAHFDPSRRRALFAALRSLGGQVFMTGADPVAFGDAGAITRLTVEAGSIRATPDDAPM; this is translated from the coding sequence TTGAGGGCGGCCACCCGCTTCCCAACGATCCGACGGCTGATCCTCGCCGATTTTCGGTCCTATGCGGCCCTCGATATCCGGGTCACCGGCCAGATGGTTCTGCTGACCGGCGACAATGGCGCTGGAAAGACCAATCTGCTCGAAGCGTTGTCGATGCTGACGCCGGGCCGCGGTTTGCGGCGGGCCGACGCCGCCGATCTCGCGCGCGCCGGCGGTTCCGGTAATTGGGCCGTCTCGATCGAGCTCGACGACAGCGATCATCATGGCGCGTCGGTGCGGCAAATCGGAACCGGGATCGAAACCAGCGAGGGGTCGACGGCCCGGCGCTGCCGGATCGATCGCGCCGTCGTACCGTCCGCGAAATCCTTCGCGGATCATCTGCGCGTCGTCTGGCTTACGCCCGCGATGGATGGTTTATTCGCCGGCCCGGCCACGGAGCGTCGCCGCTTTCTGGATCGGATCGTGCTCACGGTCGACGCCGACCATGCGACACGCGTCAATGCCCTCGATCGCGCGCTCCGCAACCGCAATCGCATTCTTGAGGATGGACGCGCCGGATCCTTGAACCGCGCCTGGGCCGAGGCGGCCGAACACGAAGTCGCCGGGCTCGGGGTCGCGGTCGCGGCCGCACGGGCCGAAACGGTCGCTCGACTGGTCGCGCTGATCGCGGAGACACGGGACGACGCCTCCCCTTTTCCCTGGGCCGACGTGATGCTGCGGGGCGATGTCGAGACCTTGCTGGAGCGCCATCCGGCCGTCGAGGTCGAAGACCTCTATCGAGACATGCTGCGGAGCAGCCGACCGCGCGACATGGCCGCGGGGCGAACCAGTATCGGCCCGCATGTCTCGGATCTTCTCGTTCGCCACGGCCCGAAGGCGGTCGAGGCCGCCCGCGCCTCGACAGGTGAGCAGAAGGCACTCGTGGTCGGGCTGGTGCTGGCGCAGGCGCGGCTCGTCGCCTCGTTGAGCGGCATCGCGCCCATGATCCTGCTCGACGAGATCGCGGCGCATTTCGATCCCTCCCGGCGGCGCGCGCTATTCGCCGCGCTTCGGTCCCTCGGCGGGCAGGTCTTCATGACGGGAGCCGACCCGGTTGCCTTCGGAGATGCGGGCGCCATCACGCGGTTGACGGTCGAGGCTGGATCGATCCGAGCAACACCCGATGATGCGCCCATGTGA
- a CDS encoding glycoside hydrolase family 99-like domain-containing protein: protein MATDDIDPTDPLSTIRSSGLFDGKFYSDTYWDIAQAGIDLAEHFYLWGFRENRRPNVIFDTAWYRDHHLADQPDLNPLQHYIEVGAKQGLLPGPLFDAQWYRETHKLGDAVDALSHYIQHRIGPFSPVAEFDAVYYLKTYPDIAAAGIDPFQHYINYGYRESRNPSANFDTDFYIKRYLDGKFEQNPLVHYRQNRGAGFLPHASEDDATIPANVKRFTKAGPAFEEARPIAGSVPRRGKVLAYYLTQFHAFPENNKWWGTGFTEWTNIARGLPRYHGHFQPRVPRDNGFYSLADKETMRKHVAQAKAGGIYGFVFYYYWFNTKRLMEKPLEDFLATPDIDMPFCLMWANEDWTRRWDGLEGEVLISQGYSEDDDVKLVADYTRHFKDPRYIRLQGRPLLMIYRPSIIPDTKAAIERWRTLFRQNGGEDPIIVMSQSFDDFDPRKFGLDGAIEFPPHKLTKLTAPINKSLNYLDDTFSGRVYAYEDVMSVSMNEAPSDFPLIKTVVPSWDNDARRQGSGLVIHGSTPTLYEFWLSQLIDAAQRKPFFGEPLVCVNAWNEWCEGAYLEPDLHFGSAYLNATARAAAGVTQFSKRPRLLLIGHDAFPSGAQLLMLNIGRTLRQAFGVEVEFILLQGGKLEAEYRLIAPTTLCPDKDKLVQKLTELKERGFSAAIANTSVAGHAATSAVEVGFRTILLVHELPRILREKGLMPSARSGLMSADKVVFAGAYIQDKLLEALNVPVSNRFAIRPQGTYKTLKRNDGFGKALRDGLGMAPGSRLILGMGYGDLRKGFDLFLQVWRLLQISDCDIHFCWVGSIDPGLRDWLSVEISDAEKTGTFHMAGYRADVEGFFSAADGLVLTSREDPFPTVVLEAMSVDIPVFAFEGTGGIPDFLRQYGIGYVAPYADVTAMATNLADVLNEAPDRGLLDRAREIVASQFDFADYVEDLMHMALPRLMKVSVIVPNFNYAHCLPERLATIFMQTYPVHEVVVLDDASRDESVAVIEATAKEHERDFTLILNEQNSGSVFKQWRKGAEHATGDYLWIAEADDLSDMTFLAQMIGAMESDPSIVMGFSDSKSIDMTGAPVYPDYKGYYATVEPKALTVDEVFEGREFVDRFLAIKNLIMNVSCVVWRRSALLAAMDRCESDLKNFRMAGDWRIYIECLTAPGARIAYVAEPLNVHRRHANSVTHALDSRKHVSEIATMHEKIRAKLHISRATPGQTSYLDEIEQQFSRRPIEA from the coding sequence GTGGCGACAGACGACATCGACCCGACCGATCCTCTCTCGACGATCCGAAGCAGCGGCCTGTTCGACGGCAAATTCTATTCCGACACCTATTGGGATATTGCCCAGGCCGGCATTGATCTCGCCGAGCATTTCTATCTCTGGGGTTTTCGAGAAAATCGGCGTCCCAATGTCATTTTCGACACGGCGTGGTATCGCGACCACCACCTCGCCGATCAGCCCGATCTCAATCCGCTGCAGCATTATATCGAGGTTGGGGCCAAGCAAGGCCTTCTGCCCGGTCCGCTGTTCGATGCCCAATGGTATCGCGAAACCCACAAGCTCGGGGACGCGGTCGACGCATTATCCCACTATATCCAGCACCGGATCGGCCCCTTCAGCCCGGTTGCCGAGTTCGACGCGGTCTATTACCTCAAAACCTATCCCGATATTGCGGCGGCGGGCATCGACCCGTTTCAGCACTATATCAACTATGGCTACCGCGAGAGCCGGAATCCGTCGGCGAATTTCGACACGGATTTTTACATCAAGCGCTATCTCGACGGAAAATTCGAGCAAAACCCGCTTGTCCATTATCGGCAGAACCGCGGCGCGGGCTTCCTGCCTCATGCGTCCGAGGACGACGCGACGATCCCGGCCAATGTCAAGCGCTTCACCAAGGCCGGCCCCGCTTTCGAGGAGGCGAGACCCATTGCCGGGAGCGTGCCGCGCCGGGGCAAAGTGCTGGCCTATTATCTGACCCAGTTTCATGCCTTCCCCGAAAACAACAAATGGTGGGGAACGGGCTTCACCGAATGGACCAACATCGCGCGAGGACTGCCGCGTTACCACGGCCATTTCCAGCCCCGCGTGCCACGCGACAACGGATTCTATTCGCTTGCCGACAAGGAAACGATGCGGAAGCATGTGGCTCAGGCCAAGGCTGGCGGCATCTATGGTTTCGTCTTCTACTATTATTGGTTCAACACGAAGCGTCTGATGGAAAAGCCGCTCGAGGATTTCCTCGCGACGCCCGACATCGACATGCCGTTCTGCCTGATGTGGGCCAACGAAGATTGGACCCGCCGCTGGGATGGGCTCGAGGGCGAGGTTCTTATCTCGCAGGGTTATAGCGAGGATGACGACGTCAAACTCGTCGCCGACTACACCCGACACTTTAAGGACCCGCGCTACATCCGCCTGCAGGGCCGCCCGTTGCTGATGATCTACCGTCCGAGCATCATCCCGGACACGAAGGCAGCGATCGAGCGGTGGCGGACCCTGTTCCGCCAGAATGGTGGTGAAGATCCGATCATCGTCATGAGCCAGAGCTTCGACGATTTCGATCCCCGCAAATTCGGCCTCGACGGCGCGATCGAGTTTCCGCCGCATAAGCTGACCAAGCTGACGGCGCCGATCAACAAGAGCCTCAACTATCTCGACGATACGTTCTCGGGCCGGGTCTATGCCTATGAGGACGTCATGAGCGTCTCGATGAACGAGGCGCCGTCGGACTTCCCGCTGATCAAGACGGTTGTTCCCAGTTGGGACAATGACGCGCGTCGCCAAGGCTCCGGGCTCGTGATCCACGGGTCGACGCCGACCCTTTACGAGTTCTGGCTCTCGCAGTTGATCGACGCCGCTCAACGCAAACCCTTCTTCGGTGAACCACTGGTTTGCGTGAACGCCTGGAACGAGTGGTGCGAAGGCGCCTATCTCGAACCGGACCTGCATTTCGGCTCCGCTTATCTGAATGCAACCGCGCGGGCAGCAGCCGGCGTCACGCAATTCTCCAAGCGTCCTCGACTGCTGCTGATCGGGCACGACGCTTTCCCGAGCGGTGCGCAATTGCTGATGCTGAATATCGGGCGAACACTCCGCCAGGCGTTCGGGGTCGAGGTCGAATTCATCCTGCTGCAAGGCGGCAAGCTGGAAGCCGAATACCGCCTGATTGCACCCACGACGCTCTGCCCCGATAAAGACAAGCTCGTTCAGAAACTCACCGAGTTGAAGGAGCGTGGCTTCAGTGCCGCCATCGCCAACACCAGCGTCGCGGGACATGCCGCCACCTCGGCCGTGGAGGTCGGGTTCCGCACGATCCTCCTGGTCCACGAATTACCCCGTATCCTGCGCGAGAAGGGGTTGATGCCGTCAGCGCGCTCGGGGTTGATGTCGGCCGACAAGGTCGTGTTTGCAGGCGCCTACATCCAAGACAAGCTGCTCGAAGCGCTGAATGTCCCCGTTTCAAACCGTTTCGCGATCCGGCCGCAAGGCACATACAAGACCCTGAAACGGAATGATGGATTCGGCAAAGCTCTTCGCGACGGGCTCGGCATGGCACCCGGCAGCCGGCTGATTCTCGGCATGGGTTATGGCGATCTTCGCAAGGGATTCGACCTGTTCCTCCAGGTCTGGCGCCTGCTGCAGATCTCGGATTGCGACATCCACTTCTGCTGGGTCGGGAGCATCGATCCGGGCTTGCGGGACTGGTTATCGGTCGAGATCTCCGATGCGGAGAAGACCGGCACGTTCCACATGGCCGGCTATCGCGCCGACGTTGAAGGTTTCTTTTCGGCCGCGGATGGCCTCGTGCTGACCTCACGCGAGGATCCCTTCCCAACCGTCGTGCTCGAAGCCATGAGCGTCGATATTCCTGTCTTCGCCTTTGAAGGCACAGGCGGCATTCCGGACTTCCTTCGGCAATATGGCATCGGTTACGTCGCGCCCTATGCCGACGTCACCGCCATGGCGACGAACCTTGCCGACGTGCTGAACGAGGCGCCGGATCGCGGCTTGTTGGACCGGGCACGTGAGATCGTCGCGAGCCAGTTCGACTTTGCGGATTACGTCGAGGATCTGATGCATATGGCGCTGCCGCGCCTCATGAAAGTGTCGGTCATCGTCCCAAACTTCAACTATGCCCATTGCCTGCCCGAGCGTCTGGCGACGATCTTCATGCAGACCTATCCGGTCCACGAGGTCGTCGTGCTCGACGACGCGTCTCGCGACGAGAGCGTCGCGGTCATCGAAGCCACGGCCAAAGAGCACGAGCGCGACTTCACGCTGATCCTCAACGAGCAGAATTCCGGCTCCGTCTTCAAACAGTGGCGCAAGGGCGCCGAACATGCCACCGGCGACTATCTCTGGATCGCCGAGGCCGACGATCTCTCGGACATGACTTTCCTGGCCCAGATGATCGGAGCGATGGAGAGCGACCCCTCCATCGTGATGGGCTTCAGCGACTCCAAATCGATCGATATGACCGGGGCGCCCGTCTACCCGGACTACAAGGGGTATTACGCGACGGTCGAGCCAAAAGCCCTCACGGTCGATGAGGTGTTCGAAGGCCGCGAGTTCGTCGATCGCTTTCTAGCGATCAAAAACCTCATCATGAACGTCAGTTGCGTCGTGTGGCGACGATCGGCGCTTCTGGCCGCCATGGATCGCTGCGAAAGCGACCTGAAGAACTTCCGGATGGCGGGCGATTGGCGCATCTATATCGAATGCCTCACGGCGCCCGGTGCTCGCATCGCTTATGTGGCAGAGCCGCTGAACGTCCATCGTCGCCATGCCAACAGCGTCACCCACGCCCTCGACTCCCGGAAGCATGTGAGTGAAATCGCGACGATGCACGAGAAAATCCGGGCGAAGCTGCACATCAGCAGGGCAACGCCGGGACAGACGAGCTATCTCGACGAAATCGAGCAGCAATTCTCCCGACGTCCGATCGAGGCCTGA
- a CDS encoding NIPSNAP family protein: MIYELRVYTAVPGRLPDIMKRFDTITLKLWEKHGIRQAGFWTTVAGPSINDLTYLLAWESLAERETKWAAFGTDPEWLSAKAETEANGQLVANIANSFLQPTSFSSVK, encoded by the coding sequence ATGATCTACGAACTCCGCGTCTATACGGCCGTCCCCGGGCGTCTGCCGGATATCATGAAGCGCTTCGACACAATCACCCTGAAACTCTGGGAGAAACACGGCATACGCCAAGCCGGTTTCTGGACAACCGTCGCGGGTCCGTCGATCAACGATTTGACCTATCTTCTCGCTTGGGAGTCGCTGGCTGAGCGCGAAACCAAGTGGGCCGCGTTTGGGACCGATCCCGAGTGGCTGAGCGCGAAGGCCGAGACAGAAGCAAACGGGCAACTCGTCGCCAACATCGCGAATTCATTTCTGCAGCCGACATCTTTTTCGTCGGTCAAATAG
- the dnaN gene encoding DNA polymerase III subunit beta, translating to MKVTLERAALLKSLGHVHRVVERRTTIPILSNVLIRAEAGALKLKATDLDLEVTETLPADVGQPGATTLPAHTLHDIVRKLPDGSQVTLEMTGDTSQLVLRSGRSRFQLQCLPESDFPDLSAGELTHSFKLVGAQLKQLIDKTQFAISTEETRYYLNGIYMHTMEVEGRAVMRVVSTDGHRLARVEIPAPEGSVEMPGIIIPRKAVSEIQKLIEDPTADVMLELSSTKIRLTFGGVILTTKLIDGTFPDYARVIPTGNDKFLTVEKGPFAAAVDRVSTISSERGRAVKLAIADGKLILSVTNPDSGSATEELDVDYDAAPIDIGFNARYLLDITEQLDNDTALLKLADSGSPTLVQDREGASAIYVLMPMRV from the coding sequence ATGAAAGTCACTCTTGAACGCGCGGCCTTGTTGAAATCTCTCGGCCACGTCCATCGCGTCGTGGAACGACGGACCACAATCCCGATCCTGTCGAACGTGCTGATCCGCGCCGAGGCGGGTGCGCTGAAATTGAAAGCCACCGACCTCGATCTCGAAGTCACCGAGACGCTTCCGGCCGATGTGGGGCAGCCGGGCGCCACCACCCTGCCGGCCCATACGCTGCACGATATCGTGCGGAAGCTGCCTGATGGCTCGCAGGTCACGCTGGAGATGACCGGCGACACAAGCCAGTTGGTGCTTCGCTCCGGCCGCTCGCGCTTCCAGTTGCAATGTCTGCCCGAGAGCGATTTCCCGGATCTGTCGGCCGGCGAACTCACGCACAGCTTCAAGCTCGTAGGTGCCCAGCTCAAGCAGTTGATCGACAAGACTCAATTCGCGATCTCGACGGAGGAGACGCGCTATTACCTCAACGGCATCTACATGCACACGATGGAGGTCGAAGGCCGCGCCGTGATGCGGGTGGTGTCGACCGACGGACATCGACTGGCGCGGGTCGAGATCCCCGCCCCGGAGGGCTCGGTCGAGATGCCGGGCATCATCATCCCCCGGAAAGCCGTCTCCGAGATCCAGAAGCTGATCGAGGATCCGACCGCCGACGTCATGCTCGAACTCTCGTCGACCAAGATCCGCCTGACGTTCGGTGGCGTGATCCTGACCACCAAGCTGATCGACGGGACCTTCCCCGATTATGCCCGTGTGATCCCGACCGGCAACGACAAGTTTCTCACGGTCGAGAAGGGCCCGTTCGCGGCGGCCGTCGACCGCGTCTCGACGATTTCGTCGGAGCGTGGACGCGCCGTGAAGCTGGCGATTGCCGATGGCAAGCTCATCCTGAGCGTCACCAACCCGGATTCGGGCTCGGCCACCGAGGAACTCGACGTCGATTACGACGCCGCACCAATCGATATCGGCTTCAACGCGCGCTATCTGCTCGACATCACCGAGCAACTCGACAACGACACGGCGTTGCTGAAGCTGGCGGATTCAGGCTCGCCGACGCTGGTCCAGGATCGAGAGGGCGCTTCCGCCATCTACGTGCTGATGCCGATGCGGGTTTGA
- a CDS encoding UDP-glucose dehydrogenase family protein, with translation MRIAMIGTGYVGLVSGACFSEFGTNVVCVDKDATKIENLKRGQMPIFEPGLSDLVANNVRAGRLSFSGDLKPAVAGAGAVFIAVGTPSRRGDGHADLSYVFAAAEEIAHALSGYTVIVTKSTVPVGTGRQVADVIAKARPDLMLGRDFDVVSNPEFLREGSAISDFMRPDRVVIGTMSNADRARAVMRELYRPLYLSETPVLFTKIETSELIKYAANCFLATKITFINEIADLCEAVGADVQEVSNGIGLDGRIGKKFLHAGPGYGGSCFPKDCMALIRTARETGTPITIVETVSAINDARKLKMADRVESAMGGSLTGKRLAVLGLTFKPNTDDMRDSPSLAIVPALVSKGAVVRVYDPEGMDEARKVIGDVEWASDTYDALDGADGVVFITEWNEFRSLDWARVAKLMRGRVVVDLRNIYAPDRVADAGFTYHSLGRASVSPQ, from the coding sequence ATGCGTATCGCGATGATCGGGACAGGCTACGTCGGTTTGGTGTCGGGAGCGTGTTTCTCGGAATTCGGCACCAATGTCGTTTGCGTCGACAAGGATGCGACGAAGATCGAGAATCTGAAGCGCGGCCAGATGCCGATCTTCGAGCCGGGCTTGTCGGACCTCGTCGCCAACAACGTTCGGGCGGGACGCCTGTCGTTTTCCGGCGATCTGAAACCCGCCGTGGCGGGTGCGGGCGCGGTCTTCATCGCGGTCGGCACGCCCTCGCGACGCGGCGACGGACACGCCGACCTGTCCTATGTGTTTGCGGCCGCGGAGGAAATTGCCCACGCGCTGTCGGGCTATACGGTCATCGTGACAAAATCGACCGTGCCGGTCGGCACCGGGCGGCAGGTCGCCGACGTCATCGCCAAGGCGCGACCCGATCTCATGCTCGGGCGCGACTTCGACGTGGTCTCGAACCCCGAATTCCTGCGCGAGGGTTCGGCGATCAGCGACTTCATGCGCCCCGACCGCGTCGTGATCGGCACCATGTCGAATGCCGATCGTGCCCGGGCGGTGATGCGCGAACTCTACCGCCCGCTTTATCTGTCCGAAACGCCGGTCCTATTCACCAAGATCGAGACCTCCGAGCTCATCAAATATGCCGCGAACTGTTTCCTCGCGACGAAAATCACGTTCATCAACGAGATCGCGGACCTCTGCGAAGCCGTTGGAGCGGACGTGCAGGAGGTGTCGAACGGCATCGGCCTCGACGGCCGCATCGGCAAGAAATTCCTGCATGCGGGTCCCGGCTATGGCGGATCCTGCTTCCCGAAAGATTGCATGGCGTTGATCCGCACCGCGCGCGAAACGGGAACGCCGATCACCATCGTCGAGACCGTGTCGGCCATCAACGACGCCCGCAAACTCAAGATGGCCGATCGCGTCGAAAGCGCGATGGGCGGATCCCTTACGGGCAAGCGCCTGGCGGTGCTCGGCCTCACCTTCAAGCCCAACACGGATGATATGCGCGACAGCCCGAGCCTTGCGATCGTGCCGGCGCTGGTCAGCAAAGGCGCGGTCGTCCGGGTCTACGACCCCGAAGGCATGGACGAAGCCCGCAAGGTCATCGGCGATGTCGAATGGGCCAGCGACACCTACGATGCACTCGACGGCGCCGATGGCGTCGTCTTCATCACGGAATGGAATGAATTCCGTTCGCTCGATTGGGCGCGTGTCGCCAAGCTGATGCGCGGCCGCGTCGTGGTCGATCTTCGCAACATCTACGCCCCGGATCGGGTCGCGGATGCCGGCTTCACCTATCACTCGCTGGGCCGAGCATCCGTGTCGCCCCAATGA